One genomic segment of Primulina tabacum isolate GXHZ01 chromosome 9, ASM2559414v2, whole genome shotgun sequence includes these proteins:
- the LOC142556793 gene encoding putative glutathione S-transferase — protein sequence MAEVKVFGARLSPFSGRVEMALKLKGVEYEFIEEDLSNKSKLLLQYNPVHKKIPVLLHNGKPVAESLVILEYIDETWEHGPSLLPKHPYDRATARFWARFVDEKCLPAFWKACWTTGEEQVKGKEEAEEVLKFLDNQLEGKKFFGGENIGLVDIAANFIAYWLPLITELVGIELITSEKFPNLCAWIDKYVNSSFVKERLPDRDKLAEHISTQFLKSSAAK from the exons ATGGCGGAAGTGAAGGTATTTGGTGCTCGGCTAAGCCCATTTAGCGGGAGAGTCGAGATGGCACTGAAACTGAAGGGAGTGGAATACGAATTCATAGAGGAAGATCTAAGCAACAAGTCTAAACTTCTTCTTCAATACAATCCAGTCCACAAAAAAATTCCTGTTCTCCTGCACAACGGTAAGCCAGTTGCCGAGTCATTGGTGATTCTTGAATATATTGATGAGACTTGGGAACATGGGCCATCCCTCTTGCCGAAACATCCTTACGACAGAGCCACGGCGCGTTTCTGGGCTAGATTCGTTGATGAGAAG TGCCTGCCAGCATTCTGGAAGGCTTGTTGGACCACAGGGGAGGAGCAAGTGAAAGGCAAGGAAGAAGCAGAAGAAGTGCTTAAATTTCTTGACAACCAGCTAGAAGGCAAGAAATTCTTCGGGGGAGAGAACATTGGGCTGGTGGATATTGCTGCCAATTTCATTGCCTACTGGCTTCCGCTTATCACCGAATTGGTGGGAATCGAACTCATAACAAGCGAAAAGTTCCCGAATCTATGTGCATGGATCGACAAGTATGTTAACTCGAGCTTTGTTAAGGAACGTCTGCCTGATCGCGATAAATTGGCTGAGCATATCAGCACACAGTTTCTGAAGAGCAGTGCAGCTAAATGA